One stretch of Sardina pilchardus chromosome 17, fSarPil1.1, whole genome shotgun sequence DNA includes these proteins:
- the LOC134061974 gene encoding metalloproteinase inhibitor 3-like, with protein MKSMYHQLLSLLFVLGSLQINQLTEACSCALSHPQEAYCNSDIVIRAKVVGKKLLKDGPFGTMRYTIKQMKMYKGFEKMQHVQHIYTDASESLCGVKFEINKYQYLITGRVFDGKVYTGLCNFNERWERLSLAQKKGINHRYQLGCNCRIKPCHYLPCFVTSKNECLWTDMLSHFGYPGYQSRHYSCIQQKEGYCSWYRGMTTRDNTTDP; from the exons ATGAAGTCCATGTACCACCAGCTGTTAAGTCTTCTCTTCGTCCTCGGCAGCCTGCAGATCAACCAGTTGACAGAGGCTTGCTCGTGCGCACTGTCGCACCCACAAGAGGCGTACTGCAACTCAGATATAG tgATCCGTGCCAAGGTCGTGGGCAAAAAGCTGTTGAAGGATGGCCCCTTCGGCACCATGAGATACACCATTAAACAGATGAAG ATGTACAAAGGCTTTGAGAAAATGCAACACGTCCAACACATCTACACCGATGCTTCAGAGAGCCTCTGCGGAGTGAAGTTCGAAATCAACAAATACCAGTACCTGATCACAG GCCGCGTCTTTGATGGAAAGGTCTACACCGGCCTGTGCAACTTCAACGAGCGTTGGGAGCGCCTCTCCCTGGCCCAGAAGAAGGGCATCAACCACCGCTACCAGCTGGGCTGCAACTGCAGG atTAAACCCTGTCACTACCTGCCATGCTTTGTGACCTCAAAGAACGAGTGCCTGTGGACGGACATGCTGTCCCACTTCGGCTACCCCGGCTACCAGTCGAGACACTACTCCTGCATTCAGCAGAAGGAGGGCTACTGCAGCTGGTATCGGGGGATGACCACACGCGACAACACCACCGACCCTTAA